The following coding sequences lie in one Erwinia amylovora genomic window:
- the ugpQ gene encoding glycerophosphodiester phosphodiesterase → MTVSWPYPPIVAHRGGGKLAPENTLAAIDVGAQLGHRMIEFDARLSQDGEIFLLHDETLNRTSNGRGVARDLPWSQLVQLDAGSWFGGVFSDERLPLLGEVAARCRQHRLMANIEIKPTSGLDHETGRAVALAARVMWQGQVAPLLSSFSFQALEAARQAAPELPRGLLLDQWDNRWQEMTTALECTSIHLNHRVLNAARVALLKRGGLRILVYTVNKPERAHELLQWGVDAICTDRIDEIGPDFH, encoded by the coding sequence ATGACGGTTAGCTGGCCTTACCCACCGATTGTCGCCCATCGCGGCGGCGGCAAACTGGCACCGGAAAATACGTTGGCCGCCATTGACGTTGGTGCGCAGCTGGGGCACCGGATGATTGAGTTTGATGCCAGGCTGTCGCAGGACGGCGAAATTTTCCTGCTGCATGATGAGACCCTGAACCGCACCAGCAATGGCCGGGGCGTTGCGCGGGATCTGCCGTGGAGCCAGCTGGTACAGCTGGACGCCGGCAGCTGGTTTGGCGGGGTATTCAGCGATGAGCGTTTGCCGCTGCTGGGCGAGGTTGCAGCCCGCTGTCGTCAGCACCGGCTAATGGCCAATATCGAAATTAAGCCGACCAGCGGCCTGGACCACGAAACCGGGCGTGCGGTGGCGCTGGCAGCAAGGGTGATGTGGCAGGGGCAGGTGGCTCCGCTGCTGTCTTCATTCTCTTTTCAGGCGCTGGAAGCCGCCCGGCAGGCGGCACCAGAGCTGCCGCGCGGACTGCTGCTGGATCAATGGGATAACCGCTGGCAGGAGATGACCACCGCATTAGAGTGTACGTCGATTCATCTCAATCACCGTGTGCTGAATGCAGCACGCGTTGCCCTGTTGAAACGGGGAGGTTTACGCATTCTGGTGTACACGGTGAATAAGCCTGAACGTGCGCACGAGCTGCTGCAATGGGGCGTTGATGCCATCTGCACCGATCGTATTGATGAGATAGGGCCGGATTTCCACTAA
- the ggt gene encoding gamma-glutamyltransferase, whose protein sequence is MTTKSSLKRLSGALLIGLLMCQGATATAPATAPVSYGVGTDTFHPVRAQHGMVASADATATAVGVKILQQGGNAVDAAVAVGYALAVTHPQAGNLGGGGFMLLRTASGYTTSIDFRETAPLRASRNMFLDAAGNADSKKSLTSPLASGVPGTVAGFALANQKYGTLPLSQLIKPALDLARNGIVVNDSLADDLKVYGKEVLLDHANSKAIFFKADGTPYRQGEKLVQRNLAHSLELIARQGPDAFYKGKIADEIAGEMEQHGGLIAKADLANYRAIERKPVGGTYRGYQVFSMPPPSSGGVHIVQILNILENFDLAKMGFGSADAMQVMAEAEKYAYADRSQYLGDPDFVKVPVQALIDKAYAKSLAQQIDVARTRPSSEVKPGKLAPYESDQTTHFSVVDKDGNAVAVTYTLNTNFGSGIVAGNSGILLNNEMDDFSVKPGTPNVYGLVGGEANAVQPYKRPLSSMSPTIVVKDGKTWLVTGSPGGSRIITTVLQMVVNSIDFGMNVAEATDAPRFHHQWLPDQLRVEKGFSPDTLKLLTEKGQNVKVMATMGSSQSIMLGPDGTRYGASDPRTIDDLTAGY, encoded by the coding sequence ATGACGACAAAAAGCTCATTAAAGCGCCTGTCAGGTGCGCTGTTGATCGGTTTGCTGATGTGCCAGGGGGCGACGGCTACAGCGCCCGCTACAGCGCCGGTTTCTTACGGCGTTGGCACAGACACCTTCCATCCGGTCAGGGCACAGCACGGCATGGTGGCCTCGGCGGATGCTACCGCCACCGCCGTTGGCGTGAAAATTCTTCAGCAGGGCGGGAACGCGGTGGATGCTGCCGTGGCGGTTGGCTACGCGCTGGCCGTAACCCATCCACAGGCCGGTAACCTGGGCGGCGGCGGCTTTATGCTGCTGCGCACCGCGTCCGGTTATACCACCTCGATTGATTTCCGTGAGACGGCCCCGTTGCGCGCCAGCCGCAATATGTTCCTGGATGCGGCGGGTAACGCCGACAGCAAAAAATCACTGACCTCACCGCTGGCCTCCGGCGTGCCCGGCACCGTGGCCGGGTTTGCCCTGGCGAATCAAAAGTACGGTACGCTGCCGCTTAGCCAGCTGATCAAGCCGGCGCTGGATCTGGCGCGTAACGGTATCGTGGTCAATGATTCACTGGCCGACGATCTCAAGGTTTATGGTAAAGAGGTGCTGCTGGATCATGCCAACAGTAAAGCCATTTTCTTCAAGGCCGACGGTACGCCGTATCGCCAGGGTGAAAAGCTGGTGCAGCGCAATCTGGCCCACAGCCTGGAACTGATCGCTCGCCAGGGGCCGGATGCTTTCTACAAGGGCAAAATTGCTGATGAGATCGCTGGCGAAATGGAACAGCACGGCGGGCTGATCGCTAAAGCCGATCTGGCGAACTACCGGGCGATAGAGCGTAAGCCGGTCGGCGGGACCTATCGCGGTTATCAGGTGTTTTCCATGCCGCCACCGTCCTCTGGCGGCGTGCATATTGTGCAGATCCTTAATATTCTGGAAAACTTTGATTTGGCCAAAATGGGCTTCGGCAGCGCCGATGCGATGCAGGTAATGGCGGAGGCGGAAAAATACGCCTACGCCGATCGCTCGCAATACCTCGGTGACCCGGATTTCGTTAAAGTTCCCGTGCAGGCACTGATCGATAAAGCCTATGCCAAATCACTGGCGCAGCAGATCGATGTGGCCAGGACGCGCCCTTCTTCTGAGGTCAAACCGGGCAAACTGGCTCCGTATGAAAGCGATCAGACCACGCATTTCTCGGTAGTCGACAAAGACGGTAACGCGGTGGCGGTGACCTACACGCTGAACACTAATTTCGGTAGCGGCATTGTCGCCGGAAACAGCGGTATTCTGCTGAACAACGAAATGGATGATTTCTCTGTCAAGCCGGGAACGCCGAACGTCTATGGCCTGGTGGGCGGTGAAGCTAACGCCGTGCAGCCCTATAAACGCCCGCTCTCTTCCATGTCCCCCACCATAGTGGTGAAAGACGGTAAGACCTGGCTGGTGACCGGCAGTCCGGGCGGCAGCCGTATCATCACTACCGTGTTGCAGATGGTGGTTAACAGCATCGACTTTGGGATGAACGTCGCCGAAGCCACCGATGCGCCGCGTTTCCACCATCAGTGGCTGCCGGACCAGCTGCGGGTAGAAAAGGGCTTCAGCCCGGATACGCTGAAACTGCTGACTGAAAAGGGGCAGAACGTAAAGGTGATGGCGACGATGGGCAGCAGCCAGAGCATTATGCTGGGGCCAGACGGCACCCGTTATGGTGCCTCCGATCCGCGTACCATTGATGATTTGACGGCAGGATATTGA
- a CDS encoding sn-glycerol-3-phosphate import ATP-binding protein UgpC — MAGLRLQAVTKCWDAKTPVIHPLDVTIRDGEFMVIVGPSGCGKSTLLRMVAGLEPVTSGDIWIDTRRVTEEEPKDRGIAMVFQNYALYPHMSVEENMAWGLKIRGMGKQQIRQRVLETARSLELEALLQRRPRELSGGQRQRVAMGRAIVREPAVFLFDEPLSNLDARLRVQMRLELQQLHRRLNTTSLYVTHDQVEAMTLAQRVMVMNKGVLEQLGTPIEIYQRPATRFVASFIGAPAMNLLEGRINRDGSAFTLNDGITLPLDGAKARWADRRLTLGIRPEHIELSSQQNGGIPLVADTLEMLGADNLVHGRLGSSNVVVRLPHSLRPAMGSTLWLDLPPRSLHFFDENQQRIES; from the coding sequence ATGGCAGGTCTGAGGCTTCAGGCAGTAACCAAATGCTGGGACGCGAAAACCCCGGTTATTCATCCGCTGGATGTCACCATCCGTGACGGTGAGTTTATGGTGATAGTCGGTCCGTCCGGCTGTGGTAAATCAACGCTGCTACGCATGGTCGCCGGACTGGAGCCTGTCACCAGCGGCGATATCTGGATCGACACGCGGCGCGTGACGGAAGAAGAACCGAAAGATCGCGGTATCGCCATGGTGTTTCAAAACTACGCGCTCTACCCGCATATGAGCGTGGAGGAAAATATGGCCTGGGGCCTGAAAATCCGCGGCATGGGGAAACAGCAGATCCGTCAGCGTGTGCTGGAAACGGCCCGCAGTCTGGAGCTGGAAGCGCTGTTGCAGCGCCGCCCGCGTGAACTTTCCGGCGGGCAGCGGCAGCGCGTGGCGATGGGGCGCGCCATCGTGCGCGAACCGGCGGTGTTCCTGTTTGATGAACCGCTGTCCAACCTTGATGCGCGCCTGCGCGTACAGATGCGCCTGGAACTGCAACAGCTGCACCGCCGTCTGAATACCACCAGCCTGTATGTGACGCACGATCAGGTAGAGGCGATGACGCTGGCGCAGCGCGTGATGGTGATGAATAAGGGCGTGCTGGAGCAGCTTGGCACCCCGATCGAGATCTACCAACGTCCGGCCACACGCTTTGTCGCCAGCTTTATTGGCGCGCCGGCAATGAATTTGCTGGAAGGCCGGATTAACCGTGACGGTTCAGCTTTTACCCTGAATGACGGCATAACGTTGCCGCTGGATGGCGCGAAGGCGCGCTGGGCCGACCGGCGGTTGACGTTAGGGATCCGCCCGGAGCATATTGAGCTGTCCTCACAGCAGAACGGCGGCATTCCGCTGGTGGCAGATACACTGGAAATGCTGGGCGCGGATAACCTCGTCCACGGCCGCCTGGGCAGCAGCAATGTGGTGGTACGCTTGCCGCACTCGCTGCGCCCGGCGATGGGCAGCACTCTTTGGCTGGATCTGCCACCGCGCTCGCTCCACTTTTTTGATGAAAACCAACAAAGGATAGAATCATGA
- a CDS encoding GNAT family N-acetyltransferase, translating into MSSDMSETVIRHAVTEDAGALLQLYSQPDTMADTLQLPHPSLQKWQHRISTLPEGTHMLVACIADRIVGQVTVYINGPARRRHTASFGPGVDSNPRGKGVATAMMRAILDLCDNWLGVERVELQVFADNQAAIGLYERFGFATEGRARRFAVRNGQQVDALYMARFQP; encoded by the coding sequence ATGAGTAGCGATATGAGTGAAACAGTGATTCGGCATGCGGTTACCGAAGATGCCGGGGCGCTGCTTCAGCTATATAGTCAGCCGGACACCATGGCCGATACGCTACAGCTCCCCCACCCCTCGCTACAAAAGTGGCAACATCGTATCAGCACGCTACCAGAGGGAACGCATATGCTGGTTGCCTGCATAGCAGATCGCATTGTCGGTCAGGTGACGGTTTACATCAACGGCCCTGCACGCCGCCGTCACACGGCCAGTTTCGGACCTGGCGTCGATAGCAATCCTCGCGGTAAGGGCGTGGCAACAGCCATGATGCGCGCCATTCTTGACCTGTGTGATAACTGGCTGGGGGTTGAACGCGTTGAGCTGCAGGTATTTGCCGATAATCAGGCGGCAATCGGACTGTATGAACGGTTTGGTTTTGCAACCGAAGGCCGCGCGCGGCGTTTTGCCGTGCGTAACGGCCAGCAGGTCGATGCGCTGTATATGGCGCGTTTCCAGCCCTGA
- the gntU gene encoding gluconate transporter — protein MSTATLVLTAAGSVLLLLFLVMKARMHAFVALMLVSIGAGLFSGMPLDKIADTMQKGMGGTLGFLAIVVALGAMFGKILHETGAVDQIAIRMLKTFGESRAHYAMGIAGLICALPLFFEVAVVLLISIAFAVARRTGDNLVKLVIPLFAGVAAAAAFLLPGPAPMLLASQMHADFGWMILLGLCAAIPGMLIAGPLFGRFISQHVRFGLPAESSQPEFDESKLPSFGFSLALILFPLILVGLKTIGARFTTPASSLYEWLEFIGHPFTAILLACLVAIYGLAYRQGMDKERVMQICGAALQPAGIILLVIGAGGVFKQVLVDSGVGPALGNALTGAGLPVALACFVLAGAVRIIQGSATVACLTAVGLIMPVIEPLHYSGAQMAALSICIAGGSIIFSHVNDAGFWLFGRFTGATEGQTLKTWTLMETLLGTVGAIVGMVAFGLLS, from the coding sequence ATGAGTACGGCAACGCTGGTATTAACCGCAGCAGGTTCGGTGCTGCTGCTGCTGTTTTTGGTGATGAAGGCGCGTATGCACGCTTTCGTCGCGCTGATGTTGGTGTCCATCGGGGCCGGGCTGTTTTCCGGCATGCCGCTGGATAAAATCGCCGATACCATGCAAAAAGGCATGGGTGGCACGCTCGGCTTCCTTGCTATCGTCGTTGCGCTCGGGGCGATGTTCGGCAAAATCCTGCATGAAACCGGGGCGGTCGACCAAATCGCCATCCGCATGCTGAAAACCTTCGGTGAAAGCCGCGCTCATTACGCGATGGGGATCGCCGGGCTGATTTGCGCTCTGCCGCTGTTTTTTGAAGTCGCGGTGGTGTTGTTAATCAGTATTGCCTTCGCCGTGGCGCGCCGCACCGGGGATAACCTGGTGAAGCTGGTTATCCCGCTGTTTGCCGGGGTCGCCGCCGCCGCCGCGTTCCTGCTGCCGGGTCCGGCTCCGATGCTGCTGGCGTCGCAGATGCATGCTGACTTTGGCTGGATGATCCTGCTGGGGCTGTGTGCCGCTATTCCGGGGATGCTGATCGCCGGGCCGCTGTTTGGCCGCTTTATCAGTCAGCACGTGCGGTTTGGGCTGCCAGCGGAAAGCAGCCAGCCGGAGTTTGATGAAAGCAAGCTGCCGTCGTTTGGCTTCAGCCTGGCGCTGATCCTGTTTCCGCTGATTCTGGTAGGTTTAAAGACCATCGGCGCGCGTTTTACCACGCCGGCCAGCAGCCTGTATGAGTGGCTGGAGTTTATTGGCCATCCGTTTACCGCCATTCTGCTGGCCTGTCTGGTGGCCATCTACGGTCTTGCTTACCGCCAGGGTATGGACAAAGAACGCGTGATGCAGATTTGCGGCGCGGCGCTACAGCCGGCGGGCATTATCCTGTTGGTTATCGGCGCCGGCGGCGTATTTAAGCAGGTGCTGGTGGATTCCGGCGTCGGCCCGGCGCTGGGTAATGCACTGACCGGGGCCGGTTTACCGGTAGCGCTGGCGTGTTTTGTGCTGGCGGGTGCGGTACGTATCATCCAGGGATCGGCCACCGTTGCCTGTCTGACCGCAGTGGGCCTGATTATGCCGGTGATTGAGCCGCTGCACTATTCCGGCGCACAGATGGCAGCCCTGTCGATCTGCATTGCCGGCGGGTCGATTATCTTCAGCCACGTCAATGATGCCGGCTTCTGGCTGTTCGGCCGTTTTACCGGGGCTACCGAAGGACAAACGCTGAAAACCTGGACGCTAATGGAAACCCTCCTCGGCACCGTGGGGGCGATTGTGGGCATGGTGGCCTTCGGACTGCTGTCATAA
- the asd gene encoding aspartate-semialdehyde dehydrogenase yields MKTVGLIGWRGMVGSVLMQRMSEERDFDVIRPVFFSTSQHGQAAPAFGGQPAGTLQDASDIEALKALDIIITCQGGDYTSDIYPELRAAGWQGHWIDAASTLRMADEAIIILDPVNHQVIRDGLERGIKTFVGGNCTVSLMLMSLGGLFANNLVEWASVATYQAASGGGARHMRELLTQMGMLHDNVAKELQNPASAILDIERKVTEMGRSGVLPSDNFGVPLAGSLIPWIDKQLENGQTREEWKGQAETNKILRTAQTVPVDGLCVRVGALRCHSQAFTLKLKKDLPLTEIEQLLGAHNPWVKVVPNDRDITLRELTPAAVTGTLNTPVGRLRKLNMGPEYLSAFTVGDQLLWGAAEPLRRMLRLLVD; encoded by the coding sequence ATGAAAACAGTAGGATTGATTGGCTGGCGCGGAATGGTGGGTTCCGTATTGATGCAGCGGATGAGCGAAGAGCGTGATTTTGATGTGATCCGCCCGGTGTTTTTCTCCACCTCCCAGCATGGCCAGGCAGCACCGGCGTTTGGCGGGCAGCCAGCGGGGACCTTGCAGGATGCCAGCGACATTGAGGCGCTGAAAGCGCTGGATATCATCATCACCTGTCAGGGCGGCGATTACACCAGCGACATCTATCCTGAGCTGCGCGCTGCCGGATGGCAGGGTCACTGGATTGACGCTGCTTCCACTCTGCGCATGGCGGATGAGGCCATTATCATTCTCGACCCGGTTAACCACCAGGTGATCCGTGATGGCCTGGAACGCGGGATCAAAACCTTTGTTGGCGGCAACTGCACCGTCAGCCTGATGCTGATGTCGCTCGGCGGGCTGTTTGCCAATAATCTGGTGGAGTGGGCTTCTGTCGCCACCTATCAGGCGGCTTCCGGCGGCGGGGCGCGTCATATGCGCGAGCTGCTGACCCAGATGGGCATGCTGCACGACAACGTGGCAAAAGAGCTGCAAAATCCGGCCTCCGCGATCCTCGATATTGAGCGCAAAGTGACCGAAATGGGCCGCAGCGGCGTGCTGCCAAGCGATAATTTCGGCGTGCCGCTGGCGGGCAGCCTGATCCCGTGGATCGATAAGCAGCTGGAAAACGGTCAGACGCGCGAAGAGTGGAAGGGCCAGGCAGAAACCAACAAAATCTTGCGCACTGCCCAGACTGTCCCGGTCGACGGGCTGTGCGTGCGCGTGGGTGCGTTACGCTGCCACAGCCAGGCGTTTACCCTGAAGCTGAAAAAGGATCTGCCGCTGACGGAAATTGAACAGCTGCTGGGCGCGCACAATCCGTGGGTAAAAGTGGTACCAAACGATCGAGACATCACTCTGCGCGAACTGACGCCAGCGGCGGTCACCGGCACGCTGAATACGCCGGTTGGCCGCTTACGTAAACTGAATATGGGGCCGGAATACCTGTCCGCCTTTACCGTTGGCGACCAGCTGCTTTGGGGTGCCGCCGAGCCGCTGCGCCGCATGCTGCGCCTGCTGGTGGATTAA
- the gntR gene encoding gluconate operon transcriptional repressor GntR: protein MKKKRLGLQDVADRIGITKMTVSRYLRHPDRVSAALQSRIAIALDELGYIPNRAPEMLSNATSRAIGVLLPSLTNQVFADVLRGIEAVTDATGYQTLLGHFGYSAEKEELQLRSLLTWNIDGLILTERTHTAASLRMIETSGIPVVETMDCTSPCLDMAVGIDNVEAARQMTRAILQKGHRNTVYLGARLDERTLQKEQGYRLAMLEAGLEPKSVMMEAASSYSAGAMLLCEAQKRYPQTDSLFCTNDDLAVGAMFECQRQGLRVPQQMAIAGFHGHDIAQVVTPRLATVQTPRERIGNQAARLLLARIRGERITHQSVDVGFTISPGESI, encoded by the coding sequence ATGAAGAAAAAAAGACTGGGATTACAAGACGTTGCCGACCGGATCGGCATCACCAAAATGACCGTTAGCCGTTATCTGCGTCATCCCGATCGGGTCTCTGCCGCGCTGCAGAGCAGGATCGCCATCGCGCTGGATGAACTGGGCTATATTCCCAATCGCGCCCCGGAAATGCTCTCCAACGCCACCAGCCGGGCGATTGGTGTGCTGCTGCCGTCACTGACCAACCAGGTGTTTGCCGACGTGCTGCGCGGTATTGAAGCCGTGACCGATGCCACAGGCTACCAGACGCTGCTGGGACATTTTGGCTACAGCGCTGAAAAAGAAGAGTTACAGCTGCGCTCGTTACTGACGTGGAATATTGACGGGCTGATCCTCACCGAACGTACCCACACCGCTGCCAGCTTGCGCATGATCGAAACCTCCGGCATTCCGGTGGTTGAGACGATGGACTGTACCTCGCCCTGTCTTGATATGGCGGTAGGGATCGATAACGTGGAGGCGGCGCGGCAGATGACCCGGGCTATCCTGCAAAAAGGCCACCGGAATACGGTATATCTGGGCGCGCGCCTTGATGAACGTACCCTGCAGAAAGAGCAGGGCTATCGCCTCGCCATGCTGGAAGCCGGGCTGGAGCCAAAGAGCGTGATGATGGAAGCGGCGTCGTCATATTCCGCCGGGGCGATGCTGTTATGTGAGGCGCAAAAGCGCTATCCACAGACCGACAGCCTGTTCTGTACCAACGACGACCTGGCGGTGGGGGCGATGTTTGAATGCCAGCGACAGGGGCTGCGCGTACCACAGCAGATGGCCATCGCCGGATTCCACGGCCATGATATTGCTCAGGTGGTGACGCCACGGCTGGCCACGGTGCAAACGCCGCGTGAACGTATCGGCAATCAGGCGGCCAGGCTGTTGCTGGCACGCATCCGTGGGGAGCGCATTACTCATCAATCGGTGGATGTCGGATTTACCATTTCTCCGGGCGAAAGTATCTGA
- the gntK gene encoding gluconokinase codes for MTTSSPSNHVFVLMGVSGSGKSAVANAVAYRLKAAFLDGDFLHPRVNIEKMSAGHPLNDDDRRPWLQAINDAAFAMQRTNAVSLIVCSALKKSYRDILRKGNPNLSFIYLKGDFATIESRLRARKGHFFKPQMLVTQFATLEQPGDDENDMRVVDINSSLDAVVATTLKAIDSAITQISRAP; via the coding sequence ATGACGACATCTTCTCCGTCCAATCATGTGTTTGTGTTGATGGGCGTATCCGGTAGCGGCAAGTCTGCCGTTGCCAACGCGGTGGCGTATCGGCTGAAGGCCGCTTTCCTTGACGGTGACTTCCTGCATCCGCGCGTCAACATCGAAAAAATGTCCGCTGGTCACCCGCTCAACGACGACGACCGTCGTCCTTGGCTGCAGGCGATCAACGATGCGGCGTTTGCCATGCAGCGCACTAACGCGGTCTCACTGATTGTCTGCTCAGCACTGAAAAAGAGCTATCGCGATATTCTGCGCAAGGGTAATCCGAACCTCTCCTTTATTTATCTGAAAGGGGACTTCGCCACTATCGAATCGCGCCTGCGCGCGCGCAAAGGCCACTTCTTTAAACCCCAGATGCTGGTTACACAGTTTGCCACGCTGGAGCAGCCGGGTGACGATGAAAACGATATGCGGGTTGTCGATATTAACTCGTCGCTGGATGCGGTTGTCGCCACAACCCTGAAAGCCATCGATTCTGCCATCACACAAATAAGCAGGGCACCATGA
- the ugpE gene encoding sn-glycerol-3-phosphate ABC transporter permease UgpE: MIENRRGLDIFSHTLLVLGILTILFPLYVAFVAATLDNQAVYQVPMTLIPGSHLWQNVSRIWQHGVNGSGPAFSVLMLNSLVMAFGITLGKISVSILSAFALVWFRFPLRNLFFWMIFITLMLPVEVRIFPTVQVIADLNMLDSYSGLTLPLMASATATFLFRQFFMSLPDELLEAARIDGAGPLRFFRDVVLPLSKTNLAALFVITFIYGWNQYLWPLLIVNDASLGTAVAGIKSMISSSGSPTRWNEVMAAMLLTLIPPVVIVFVMQRAFVRGLVESEK, from the coding sequence ATGATTGAGAATCGACGCGGGCTGGATATCTTCAGCCATACCCTGCTGGTGCTTGGTATTCTGACCATCCTGTTTCCACTGTATGTGGCGTTTGTCGCCGCCACGCTGGATAACCAGGCGGTTTACCAGGTGCCGATGACGCTGATCCCCGGCTCACACTTATGGCAGAACGTCAGTCGTATCTGGCAGCACGGCGTTAACGGCAGCGGCCCGGCATTTAGCGTGCTGATGCTGAACAGCCTGGTGATGGCGTTTGGCATCACGCTGGGGAAAATCAGCGTTTCCATCCTGTCGGCGTTCGCGCTGGTGTGGTTCCGCTTTCCGCTGCGTAACCTGTTCTTCTGGATGATCTTTATCACCCTGATGCTGCCGGTGGAAGTCCGCATTTTTCCCACGGTGCAGGTGATTGCCGACCTGAACATGCTCGACAGCTACAGCGGATTAACCCTGCCGCTGATGGCTTCGGCCACCGCTACCTTCCTGTTTCGTCAGTTCTTTATGTCGCTGCCGGATGAGCTGCTGGAGGCCGCCCGGATCGACGGTGCCGGTCCGCTGCGTTTCTTCCGCGACGTGGTGCTGCCGCTGTCGAAAACCAATCTGGCGGCGCTGTTCGTGATTACCTTCATTTACGGCTGGAATCAGTATTTGTGGCCGCTATTGATTGTTAACGATGCGTCCCTCGGTACGGCGGTGGCGGGGATTAAAAGCATGATCTCCAGCAGCGGATCGCCCACCCGGTGGAACGAAGTGATGGCGGCGATGCTGTTAACGCTGATCCCGCCGGTGGTGATTGTTTTTGTGATGCAGCGCGCTTTTGTGCGCGGTCTGGTTGAGAGTGAGAAATAA
- a CDS encoding pirin family protein translates to MIYLRKAQDRGHANHGWLDSYHTFSFADYYDASFMGFSALRVINEDVIDPGQGFGTHPHKDMEILTYVLSGTVEHQDSMGNKEQIPAGEFQIMSAGTGVRHSEYNASKTVPLHLYQIWIIPERSGIEPRYEQRRFDDVQGRQLVLSPDAREGSLKVYQDMTLSRWALRAGEQGSIDVAAGRHIWIQVVKGEVTVNGEQASTSDALAIRDEPSLAVTADSAAEILVFDLPAV, encoded by the coding sequence ATGATTTATCTACGCAAAGCACAAGATCGCGGACATGCCAATCACGGCTGGCTGGACAGCTACCATACTTTCTCCTTCGCGGATTACTACGATGCCAGCTTTATGGGCTTTTCGGCGCTGCGGGTGATCAACGAAGATGTGATCGACCCCGGGCAGGGGTTTGGTACGCATCCCCATAAAGATATGGAAATCCTCACCTACGTGCTGTCCGGCACCGTTGAGCATCAGGACAGTATGGGCAACAAAGAGCAGATCCCGGCAGGCGAGTTCCAGATTATGAGCGCCGGCACCGGCGTGCGTCATTCGGAGTACAACGCCAGCAAAACCGTGCCGCTGCATCTGTATCAGATTTGGATCATCCCGGAACGCAGCGGGATTGAACCGCGCTACGAGCAGCGCCGGTTTGACGATGTTCAGGGCCGCCAGCTGGTGCTCTCGCCGGATGCGCGAGAAGGATCGCTGAAAGTATACCAGGATATGACGCTGTCACGCTGGGCGCTGCGCGCGGGTGAGCAGGGCAGTATTGATGTTGCTGCCGGTCGTCATATCTGGATCCAGGTGGTGAAAGGTGAAGTGACCGTCAACGGAGAGCAGGCAAGTACCAGCGATGCCCTGGCAATCCGGGATGAGCCATCGCTGGCGGTAACCGCGGACAGCGCTGCCGAGATCCTGGTGTTTGACCTGCCAGCGGTGTAA
- a CDS encoding DUF2756 domain-containing protein: MKTQWLVIFAAILPLSGMANMLNNGNNSQQPGYNPSTQRLQQQMQNQQSQQKLKLQQDQQRQQQDLQRKLQEQRDSASQRTLNAPANSPNATQSN, translated from the coding sequence ATGAAAACACAATGGCTGGTCATTTTTGCCGCCATCCTGCCACTGAGCGGGATGGCTAACATGTTGAATAACGGTAATAATTCGCAGCAGCCGGGGTACAATCCCAGCACACAGCGGCTACAGCAGCAGATGCAGAACCAGCAATCGCAGCAGAAGCTGAAGCTGCAACAGGACCAGCAGCGCCAGCAGCAGGATCTGCAACGTAAACTTCAGGAACAGCGCGACAGCGCCTCACAGCGTACGCTGAATGCGCCAGCGAATTCGCCGAACGCAACGCAGTCAAACTGA